A window of the Thunnus albacares chromosome 15, fThuAlb1.1, whole genome shotgun sequence genome harbors these coding sequences:
- the syt14a gene encoding synaptotagmin-14 isoform X1 encodes MAIDGGERNCGVHELICVRKVSPEVLGFLTAIGLFIILMTFLFWYLNNKLALENTGSLQCLDDFRKKPELQDKVYSDADLQGSSSDSEDELMGQYQEAVSRSQGLRGGAKAAANVKHAGGFSWESRQKYSPLTADYDGYSSEASADDANCIQRMRRTPPLDELQPPPYQDENGSPRMSCTLSDLGDAKCDLSHTSGSPHLSFGKCPSEGSDGHETESYLNKGYEEDVPSDSTAVLSPEDMSARGSAALLPKGYEPDPVAKYGTLDVVFDYDSEEQQLAMTIMAVTDLPAVKRTGNISWQVHLVLLPTKKQRAKTGIQRGPCPIFTETFRFSHVESEMISNYAIRFRLYSMRRMKKEKVLGEKVFYLTKLNLQGKMSVPVILDPCCALPGGESQVSLSDMTCSESASSFQSVSQTSTPEILVGLVYNATTGRLSVEIIKGIHFKNLAANKPPNTYVKLTLLNSMGHEMSKCKTSICRGQPNPTYKETFVFQVALFQLSDVTLILSVYNKRSMKRKEMIGWISLGLNSSGEEELTHWTQMKESKGQQVCHWHSLLES; translated from the exons GTGGCGAGCGTAACTGTGGAGTACATGAGCTGATCTGCGTCAGAAAAG TCTCTCCAGAGGTGCTGGGGTTTCTGACGGCCATCGGactcttcatcatcctcatgaCCTTTCTGTTCTGGTACCTCAACAACAAGTTGGCACTAGAGAACACAGGGAGCCTTCAGTGCCTTGATGACTTCAGGAAAAAACCAGAGCTGCAAG ACAAGGTCTACTCTGACGCCGACCTGCAGGGCTCATCATCGGACAGTGAGGATGAACTGATGGGTCAGTATCAAGAAGCAGTCAGCCGGTCCCAAGGCCTCCGGGGAGGAGCCAAGGCCGCCGCTAATGTCAAACACGCAGGAGGTTTCAGCTGGGAGAGCCGGCAGAAGTACAGCCCCCTGACGGCTGATTATGACGGCTACAGCAGCGAAGCCTCGGCTGATGACG CCAACTGCATCCAGAGGATGAGACGAACACCGCCACTGGATGAGCTTCAACCGCCGCCCTATCAGGATGAGAATGGCTCTCCACGGATGTCCTGCACACTGTCAGACCTCGGTGACGCCAAGTGTGACCTATCACATACTAGCGGCAGTCCTCACCTTTCCTTTGGCAAATGCCCCAGTGAGGGCAGTGACGGCCATGAGACAGAGAGTTACCTCAACAAGGGGTACGAAGAGGATGTGCCCAGCGACAGCACCGCTGTCCTCAGCCCAGAG GACATGTCAGCCCGTGGATCCGCAGCACTGCTCCCTAAAGGTTATGAACCAGATCCAGTTGCAAAATACGGCACTCTGGATGTGGTGTTCGACTATGACtcagaggagcagcagctggCGATGACCATCATGGCAGTAACAGACCTTCCTGCTGTAAAACGCACTGGCAACATCTCCTGGCAGGTCCACCTGGTATTGCTGCCCACCAAGAAACAGAGGGCGAAGACAGGAATCCAGAGAGGCCCCTGCCCCATCTTCACGGAGACCTTCCGCTTTAGCCATGTGGAGTCAGAGATGATCAGCAACTATGCTATCCGATTCCGCCTTTACAGCATGCGAAGGATGAAGAAGGAGAAGGTGCTCGGGGAAAAGGTGTTCTACCTCACCAAGCTCAACCTTCAGGGCAAAATGTCTGTGCCGGTCATATTAGACCCATGCTGTGCACTCCCG GGTGGTGAATCCCAGGTCAGCCTCTCAGATATGACATGCAGTGAAAGCGCCTCATCAttccagtcagtcagtcagacttCCACACCAGAGATCCTCGTGGGACTGGTGTACAACGCCACAACAGGACGTCTCTCTGTGGAGATCATCAAAGGCATCCATTTCAAAAACCTGGCTGCCAACAAGCCACCCA ATACATATGTTAAGCTGACCTTACTGAACTCCATGGGCCACGAAATGTCCAAGTGTAAGACATCTATCTGTCGAGGCCAGCCCAACCCAACCTACAAAGAGACGTTTGTTTTCCAGGTAGCTCTTTTCCAGCTATCAGACGTCACGCTCATCCTCTCCGTTTACAACAAGCGCAGCATGAAGCGTAAGGAGATGATTGGCTGGATTTCTCTCGGCCTCAACagttctggagaggaggagctCACCCACTGGACTCAGATGAAAGAGTCTAAAGGACAGCAGGTTTGCCACTGGCACAGTCTGTTGGAGTCTTAA
- the syt14a gene encoding synaptotagmin-14 isoform X2, translated as MAIDGGERNCGVHELICVRKVSPEVLGFLTAIGLFIILMTFLFWYLNNKLALENTGSLQCLDDFRKKPELQDKVYSDADLQGSSSDSEDELMGQYQEAVSRSQGLRGGAKAAANVKHAGGFSWESRQKYSPLTADYDGYSSEASADDANCIQRMRRTPPLDELQPPPYQDENGSPRMSCTLSDLGDAKCDLSHTSGSPHLSFGKCPSEGSDGHETESYLNKGYEEDVPSDSTAVLSPEDMSARGSAALLPKGYEPDPVAKYGTLDVVFDYDSEEQQLAMTIMAVTDLPAVKRTGNISWQVHLVLLPTKKQRAKTGIQRGPCPIFTETFRFSHVESEMISNYAIRFRLYSMRRMKKEKVLGEKVFYLTKLNLQGKMSVPVILDPCCALPGGESQVSLSDMTCSESASSFQSVSQTSTPEILVGLVYNATTGRLSVEIIKGIHFKNLAANKPPTVQPLLSDGLFCCLKHLIGGQVYIIRDTYVKLTLLNSMGHEMSKCKTSICRGQPNPTYKETFVFQVALFQLSDVTLILSVYNKRSMKRKEMIGWISLGLNSSGEEELTHWTQMKESKGQQVCHWHSLLES; from the exons GTGGCGAGCGTAACTGTGGAGTACATGAGCTGATCTGCGTCAGAAAAG TCTCTCCAGAGGTGCTGGGGTTTCTGACGGCCATCGGactcttcatcatcctcatgaCCTTTCTGTTCTGGTACCTCAACAACAAGTTGGCACTAGAGAACACAGGGAGCCTTCAGTGCCTTGATGACTTCAGGAAAAAACCAGAGCTGCAAG ACAAGGTCTACTCTGACGCCGACCTGCAGGGCTCATCATCGGACAGTGAGGATGAACTGATGGGTCAGTATCAAGAAGCAGTCAGCCGGTCCCAAGGCCTCCGGGGAGGAGCCAAGGCCGCCGCTAATGTCAAACACGCAGGAGGTTTCAGCTGGGAGAGCCGGCAGAAGTACAGCCCCCTGACGGCTGATTATGACGGCTACAGCAGCGAAGCCTCGGCTGATGACG CCAACTGCATCCAGAGGATGAGACGAACACCGCCACTGGATGAGCTTCAACCGCCGCCCTATCAGGATGAGAATGGCTCTCCACGGATGTCCTGCACACTGTCAGACCTCGGTGACGCCAAGTGTGACCTATCACATACTAGCGGCAGTCCTCACCTTTCCTTTGGCAAATGCCCCAGTGAGGGCAGTGACGGCCATGAGACAGAGAGTTACCTCAACAAGGGGTACGAAGAGGATGTGCCCAGCGACAGCACCGCTGTCCTCAGCCCAGAG GACATGTCAGCCCGTGGATCCGCAGCACTGCTCCCTAAAGGTTATGAACCAGATCCAGTTGCAAAATACGGCACTCTGGATGTGGTGTTCGACTATGACtcagaggagcagcagctggCGATGACCATCATGGCAGTAACAGACCTTCCTGCTGTAAAACGCACTGGCAACATCTCCTGGCAGGTCCACCTGGTATTGCTGCCCACCAAGAAACAGAGGGCGAAGACAGGAATCCAGAGAGGCCCCTGCCCCATCTTCACGGAGACCTTCCGCTTTAGCCATGTGGAGTCAGAGATGATCAGCAACTATGCTATCCGATTCCGCCTTTACAGCATGCGAAGGATGAAGAAGGAGAAGGTGCTCGGGGAAAAGGTGTTCTACCTCACCAAGCTCAACCTTCAGGGCAAAATGTCTGTGCCGGTCATATTAGACCCATGCTGTGCACTCCCG GGTGGTGAATCCCAGGTCAGCCTCTCAGATATGACATGCAGTGAAAGCGCCTCATCAttccagtcagtcagtcagacttCCACACCAGAGATCCTCGTGGGACTGGTGTACAACGCCACAACAGGACGTCTCTCTGTGGAGATCATCAAAGGCATCCATTTCAAAAACCTGGCTGCCAACAAGCCACCCA CTGTCCAACCCTTGTTGTCAGATGGGCTGTTCTGTTGTCTAAAACACTTGATAGGTGGACAGGTTTATATTATCAGAG ATACATATGTTAAGCTGACCTTACTGAACTCCATGGGCCACGAAATGTCCAAGTGTAAGACATCTATCTGTCGAGGCCAGCCCAACCCAACCTACAAAGAGACGTTTGTTTTCCAGGTAGCTCTTTTCCAGCTATCAGACGTCACGCTCATCCTCTCCGTTTACAACAAGCGCAGCATGAAGCGTAAGGAGATGATTGGCTGGATTTCTCTCGGCCTCAACagttctggagaggaggagctCACCCACTGGACTCAGATGAAAGAGTCTAAAGGACAGCAGGTTTGCCACTGGCACAGTCTGTTGGAGTCTTAA